The Streptococcus sanguinis genomic sequence CTGTCTAGATCTGTTCTCTCCTTTTTAGATAAGCGGTCAATCAGCTGAAACTGGTCTTCAATTTTCAAAAAAGGTATGAGATTGGAAGCCTGCAAAATAAAGCCGAAATCATTGAAGCGTAGAGCAGCTCGTTCCTTTTCCTTGAGCTGGGAAGTATCTTTCCCATGCAGAAGAATCTGTCCTTTTGAGGGAGTTTGCAAATGGCCCAGCAAGGTCAGAAAGGTTGTTTTACCTGAGCCTGATGGCCCAATAATAGCTACAAACTGCCCCGCTTCCAATCGGAAATCAGTTGGTTTCAGGGCTTGGACCAGCGTATGCCCCTGACCATATTCTTTTGTAACCCCTTTTAGTTCTATGATTGACATTTACTCACCTCCAATCGCTGTGATAGGGTCAATTTTCAGAACCCGATGAATGGACAAGAGTCCGCCAGCCAGTGACATGAACACAATCAGGACAATCAATCCAGCATAAGCTCTCCAGTCACTGTAAAAAGGCATAGAAGCCGGCAAGACTAGCTGGGTTCCCAAGAGAGCCAAAACAGCTAAGCTGATTCCCAGAGTGGACAGGATGAAAATCTGCCAAAAAATAGAAGCAATAATCTTCCCACTGGCAATTCCTTGGGCGCGCATAATACCGTAAAGATGCGTCTTTTGGATGGTAATAATATACATGAAAATTCCCAATACCAAAAATGTAATCAGAACCATTGCCCCAATCATAAAGGAAAAAGTCAGTACCTGAGGCTGATAACCAGGGATATTTTCTATAAAATCACTCATAGAGAGCTGACTAAGTCCTGCTTCTTCAATCTTCTGACCATCCTTGACCACAAGTGCGCTGATATTCTTAACCTGACTAGAGCCGTACTTTAATTCCCTGAAATCATCTAGATCCATAAAAATTACAGGTTGCGTAAAGAAGCTATTATCCTCTGTGAAACCAACAACCTGATAGAGGCGCTCACTGCCATTGAGCTGAAGCTGGTCCCCTAGTT encodes the following:
- a CDS encoding ABC transporter ATP-binding protein, which codes for MSIIELKGVTKEYGQGHTLVQALKPTDFRLEAGQFVAIIGPSGSGKTTFLTLLGHLQTPSKGQILLHGKDTSQLKEKERAALRFNDFGFILQASNLIPFLKIEDQFQLIDRLSKKERTDLDSLIELLDLKGTLKQYPKELSGGERQRAAIARALYNSPDIILADEPTASLDTERAKRVVHLLKEVTQKFHKSVVMITHDTRLLDEVDKVYEMQDGVLTQVR
- a CDS encoding ABC transporter permease, producing MFLAFKEIVYSRGRYRLVVAVVFLITYMVFFLSSLSVGLARLNRLALDQWQAESIVLSEYANKNLIASTLKEEEYSRLLQGDSIAALGQTSAVANYEDGTDKLNAQVFGLSWDSFLAPDIIEGRPAENAYEVIADKRLQQKGVKLGDQLQLNGSERLYQVVGFTEDNSFFTQPVIFMDLDDFRELKYGSSQVKNISALVVKDGQKIEEAGLSQLSMSDFIENIPGYQPQVLTFSFMIGAMVLITFLVLGIFMYIITIQKTHLYGIMRAQGIASGKIIASIFWQIFILSTLGISLAVLALLGTQLVLPASMPFYSDWRAYAGLIVLIVFMSLAGGLLSIHRVLKIDPITAIGGE